A region from the Manihot esculenta cultivar AM560-2 chromosome 13, M.esculenta_v8, whole genome shotgun sequence genome encodes:
- the LOC122721484 gene encoding glycine-rich cell wall structural protein 1-like translates to MGVSPQWVSFLMLLLCFVFHLSAVTLADQRVDENRFRGDDDYCRWGRRCGGRFGRGRGFGGGGGGGFGGGGGGGIGGGSGHGGGFGAGGGVGGGAGGGIGGGGVGGGAGGGGGGGGGGGGGGGLGGGSGHGGGFGAGGGVGVGVGGGAGGGGGGGGGGGGGLGGGSGHGGGFGAGGGVGGGIGGGAGGGGGGGGGGGGGGGLGGGSGHGGGFGAGGGVGGGAGRGSGAGGGFGVGIGVGIGVGVGAGAGTGSGSGSGDGGGR, encoded by the exons ATGGGTGTCTCTCCACAATGGGTTTCTTTTCTTATGCTTttgttgtgttttgtttttcatTTGAGTGCTGTCACTCTTGCCGATCAAAGAGTTGATGAGAATAGGTTTCGCGGTGATGATGACTACTGTCGATGGGGCCGAAGATGTGGTGGACGCTTTGGTCGTGGTCGTGGATTTGGTGGTGGGGGTGGTGGTGGATTTGGTggcggtggtggaggtggtattGGGGGTGGATCGGGTCATGGTGGAGGGTTTGGAGCTGGAGGAGGAGTAGGGGGTGGAGCTGGAGGAGGAATTGGTG GAGGTGGAGTTGGAGGTGGTGCAGGAGGAGGTGGGGGCGGAGGAGGAGGcggaggtggtggaggtggtctAGGTGGTGGTTCGGGTCATGGAGGAGGCTTTGGAGCTGGAGGTGGTGTAGGAGTTGGAGTCGGAGGTGGTgctggaggtggtggtggaggaggaggaggaggtggtggagGACTTGGTGGTGGGTCAGGTCATGGTGGAGGCTTTGGGGCTGGAGGTGGTGTAGGTGGTGGCATTGGTGGTGGAGctggaggtggtggtggtggtgggggaggaggaggaggtggaggtggTCTTGGTGGTGGGTCAGGTCATGGTGGAGGCTTTGGAGCTGGAGGGGGTGTAGGAGGTGGTGCAGGAAGAGGGAGCGGTGCTGGTGGAGGATTTGGAGTTGGAATTGGCGTAGGAATAGGAGTTGGAGTAGGAGCTGGTGCTGGAACGGGCAGTGGTTCTGGGAGCGGCGATGGTGGTGGCAGATAa
- the LOC122721485 gene encoding uncharacterized protein LOC122721485 yields MSSSSTVLNMIHFSGKMLVSFNASQFPLKLTPQNYPTWHAQLVPVFRGHNLMGYIDRTPPCPSPIVQQKDGKDVSTCPSPADKIQVSCANHFAIRILSLREKLTNFKRESKPVSEYLHDIKIMTEDLALCGSPVFDINLVIYVLHGVGTEFRDIAAAVCARDSVISFEEL; encoded by the exons ATGTCTTCTTCATCAACAGTTTTGAATATGATTCATTTCTCTGGGAAGATGCTTGTTTCCTTTAATGCTTCCCAATTTCCCTTAAAACTCACGCCTCAAAACTATCCTACCTGGCATGCTCAGCTTGTCCCTGTATTTCGAGGGCATAATTTGATGGGGTATATTGATAGAACGCCGCCATGTCCTTCTCCTATTGTTCAACAAAAAGATGGAAAGGATGTGTCTACATGTCCTTCTCCTGCT GACAAAATCCAAGTTTCTTGTGCTAATCATTTTGCAATACGAATCCTTTCTCTTCGTGAGAAGCTCACCAATTTCAAACGTGAATCCAAGCCTGTGTCTGAATATTTGCATGATATTAAAATCATGACTGAGGATTTAGCTCTTTGTGGGAGCCCTGTTTTTGATATTAATCTTGTCATATATGTCTTACATGGTGTGGGTACTGAATTTAGAGACATTGCAGCTGCTGTGTGTGCTAGAGATTCAGTTATTTCTTTCGAGGAGCTTTAA